A genomic segment from Candidatus Eisenbacteria bacterium encodes:
- the rpsB gene encoding 30S ribosomal protein S2 produces the protein MAEIGMKELLEAGVHFGHQTRRWNPKMKKFIFIERNGIYIIDLQKTLKALTDARDMLEGISRRGGAVLFVGTKKQAKDAIQDEAQRCGMPYVNERWLGGMLTNFKTIKSNIRRFKDIEKMAADGTLEKLSKKEQSQIEKERTRLAKIFTGIKEMSQLPAATFVIDTKKERIAVAETNRLGIPVIGVVDTNCDPDVVDYPLPGNDDAIRSIRLFARFVSDTILSARQEAREGADVVTPEHEADTPTQPDVVASA, from the coding sequence TTGGCTGAAATCGGAATGAAGGAGCTTCTCGAGGCGGGTGTCCATTTCGGGCATCAGACCCGGCGATGGAACCCCAAGATGAAGAAATTCATCTTCATCGAGCGCAATGGCATCTACATCATCGACCTCCAAAAAACGCTCAAGGCGCTCACCGACGCTCGCGACATGTTGGAGGGGATATCGCGTCGCGGCGGTGCGGTGCTCTTCGTCGGCACGAAGAAGCAGGCCAAAGACGCGATCCAGGACGAAGCCCAGCGCTGCGGCATGCCCTACGTGAACGAGCGCTGGCTCGGCGGAATGCTGACGAACTTCAAGACGATCAAGTCGAACATCCGCCGCTTCAAAGATATCGAGAAGATGGCCGCCGACGGCACTCTCGAGAAGCTCTCCAAGAAGGAACAGTCTCAGATCGAGAAAGAGCGTACCCGTCTCGCCAAGATCTTCACCGGCATCAAGGAAATGTCCCAGCTGCCCGCCGCGACCTTCGTGATCGATACCAAGAAGGAGCGGATCGCCGTCGCGGAAACAAACCGCCTGGGCATTCCCGTGATCGGGGTCGTCGACACGAACTGCGACCCGGATGTCGTGGATTATCCGCTGCCCGGGAACGACGACGCCATTCGCTCGATACGGCTCTTCGCCCGTTTCGTGAGCGATACGATCCTGAGCGCCCGCCAGGAGGCTCGCGAGGGAGCCGACGTCGTGACGCCGGAGCACGAGGCGGACACGCCGACACAACCCGACGTCGTCGCGAGCGCTTGA
- the tsf gene encoding translation elongation factor Ts, with protein MTITASLVKDLRERTGAGMMECKKALAETNGDIEKAIDVLRKQGLSRASEKSGRAAKQGLVYAYIHPGDQLGVLLELDCETDFVARTDDFRELAKNLAMQVAATGARAVDRESVDPSLIERERAILLEQARTTGKPQAILAKIVEGKIEKYYEEICLLEQPYIRDPDSKVKDLVGQAISKLGENIVVRRFAKFRIGEN; from the coding sequence ATGACGATCACGGCCTCGCTCGTGAAGGATCTGCGCGAGCGGACGGGCGCGGGCATGATGGAATGCAAGAAGGCTCTCGCCGAAACCAACGGAGACATCGAGAAGGCGATCGACGTCCTGCGCAAACAGGGTCTTTCGCGGGCCTCCGAGAAGTCGGGCCGAGCCGCCAAGCAGGGACTCGTCTATGCCTACATCCACCCCGGGGACCAGCTCGGTGTGCTCCTCGAACTCGATTGCGAAACGGACTTCGTGGCGCGTACGGACGACTTCCGCGAGCTGGCGAAGAATCTCGCGATGCAGGTCGCGGCAACCGGAGCACGCGCCGTGGACCGGGAGAGTGTCGACCCCTCGCTGATCGAGCGGGAGCGCGCCATCCTGCTCGAGCAAGCCCGGACAACCGGAAAGCCGCAGGCGATCCTGGCCAAGATCGTCGAGGGGAAGATCGAGAAGTATTACGAAGAGATCTGCCTCTTGGAACAGCCGTATATCCGCGATCCGGACAGCAAGGTGAAGGATCTCGTGGGTCAGGCGATCTCGAAGCTCGGGGAAAACATCGTCGTGCGCCGCTTCGCCAAGTTCCGCATCGGAGAAAACTGA
- a CDS encoding UMP kinase, whose product MAPSRRRVLLKLSGEVLAGDAGHGIDAAVLGRLAGEIREGVAGGVELGLVIGGGNIIRGTAAASDGVDRAAADSMGMLATVINALALQDSLERQGLVTRVLSAIEMRTLAEPYIRRRAVRHLEKGRVVLLAAGTGHPYFTTDTAAVLRAVEIGADVLLKGTKVDGVFSEDPMHNPAAVRYDSLSYPEVIDRRLKVMDMTAFTMGMDNRLPIVVFNVTVPGNLVRALRGEPVGTRVLVEV is encoded by the coding sequence GTGGCGCCCTCCCGCCGCCGCGTGCTTCTCAAGTTGAGCGGTGAGGTTCTCGCCGGCGACGCCGGTCATGGGATCGATGCGGCGGTGCTCGGGCGCCTGGCGGGGGAGATCCGCGAGGGCGTCGCCGGCGGCGTCGAGCTCGGACTGGTGATCGGCGGCGGAAACATCATCCGGGGGACCGCGGCCGCATCGGACGGCGTCGACCGGGCGGCCGCTGATTCGATGGGCATGCTCGCGACGGTGATCAACGCCCTCGCACTCCAAGATTCCCTCGAGCGCCAGGGGCTCGTCACGCGCGTGCTGAGCGCCATCGAGATGCGGACCCTGGCCGAACCCTACATTCGCCGCCGCGCGGTCCGTCATCTCGAGAAGGGACGAGTCGTTCTTCTCGCCGCAGGCACGGGACATCCCTATTTCACCACCGACACCGCGGCCGTCCTTCGCGCCGTGGAGATCGGCGCCGACGTTCTCCTCAAGGGGACGAAAGTGGACGGGGTGTTTTCCGAGGACCCGATGCACAACCCCGCCGCGGTCCGATATGATTCGCTGAGCTACCCCGAGGTGATCGACCGGAGGCTCAAAGTGATGGACATGACCGCCTTCACCATGGGCATGGACAACCGGCTTCCGATCGTCGTGTTCAACGTCACGGTGCCGGGAAATCTGGTGCGCGCGCTTCGCGGCGAGCCGGTGGGGACCCGGGTACTCGTGGAGGTCTAG
- a CDS encoding ribosome recycling factor, translated as MDQKLIRNSEERMKKAVETIRHEVATIRTNKATTALLDGIKVEYYGSPVPLQQVASVSVPEPRMIVIQPWERTVLPEIVKAIQRSDLGLNPADDGSVVRLVLPPLTEERRKDLVKVLGKIIEDGRVRVRTIRRESNEELKKLEREHKISEDDSKKAQAEVQKLTDRYISSLDELFGKKQAEVMEV; from the coding sequence ATGGACCAGAAGCTCATCAGGAACTCCGAAGAGCGCATGAAGAAAGCCGTCGAGACGATCCGGCACGAAGTCGCCACGATCCGGACGAACAAGGCCACGACCGCGCTCCTCGACGGGATCAAGGTCGAGTACTACGGCAGCCCGGTTCCGCTGCAGCAGGTGGCGAGCGTGAGCGTGCCGGAGCCGCGCATGATCGTGATCCAGCCCTGGGAGCGGACGGTGCTGCCGGAGATCGTGAAGGCGATCCAGCGCTCCGACCTGGGTTTGAACCCCGCGGACGACGGTTCGGTGGTGCGCCTCGTGCTTCCGCCGCTCACGGAAGAGCGTCGGAAGGATCTGGTGAAGGTCTTGGGGAAAATCATCGAGGACGGCCGGGTCCGCGTCCGGACCATCCGGCGCGAGTCGAATGAGGAACTGAAAAAGCTGGAAAGGGAGCATAAAATTTCGGAAGATGATTCCAAGAAGGCTCAGGCCGAGGTCCAGAAGCTGACGGATCGCTATATCTCGTCGCTGGATGAGCTGTTCGGGAAGAAGCAGGCCGAAGTCATGGAGGTCTAA
- a CDS encoding isoprenyl transferase, which translates to MNPSKAAPTLEQVLKRPTPAHIAIIMDGNGRWAERRGLPRLMGHRAGRRAVREVVEGSVELGIKVLTLYTFSLENWDRGAREVSGLMRILEQVLREEREELKRNNVQLRTIGRVDLLPERSRKILESTRSYLAGNDGLVLVLAISYGGRAEIVDAVRRILQQDREQRIAAEEIDEDFFARKLDTDGLPDPDLLIRTSGELRVSNFLLWQLAYAEFWVTDVLWPDFRRKHLYQAVYDFQRRSRRFGRTR; encoded by the coding sequence ATGAATCCTTCGAAAGCAGCACCGACGCTCGAGCAGGTGCTGAAGCGTCCCACGCCCGCGCACATCGCCATCATCATGGACGGAAACGGGCGCTGGGCGGAGCGCCGCGGGTTGCCTCGCTTGATGGGGCACCGCGCGGGCCGGCGCGCCGTGCGGGAGGTGGTCGAAGGCTCCGTCGAGCTGGGGATCAAGGTGCTCACGCTCTACACCTTCTCGCTCGAAAACTGGGACCGAGGCGCGCGGGAGGTGAGTGGGCTCATGCGCATCTTGGAGCAGGTGCTTCGGGAGGAGCGCGAGGAGCTCAAGCGGAATAACGTCCAGCTCCGCACGATCGGCCGTGTGGATCTCCTCCCGGAACGGAGCCGCAAGATCCTGGAGTCCACGCGGAGCTACCTCGCCGGCAATGACGGCCTCGTCCTCGTGCTGGCGATTTCCTACGGGGGGCGTGCGGAAATCGTCGACGCGGTGCGACGCATCCTCCAACAAGACCGGGAGCAGCGGATCGCGGCCGAGGAGATCGACGAGGATTTCTTCGCGCGGAAGCTCGACACGGACGGGCTGCCCGATCCGGACCTCCTCATCCGAACGAGCGGCGAGCTGCGCGTCTCCAACTTTCTGCTCTGGCAGCTCGCATACGCGGAATTCTGGGTCACGGACGTCCTGTGGCCCGACTTCCGCCGGAAGCATCTCTACCAGGCGGTATATGACTTCCAACGAAGAAGCCGTCGCTTTGGCCGAACGCGCTGA
- a CDS encoding phosphatidate cytidylyltransferase has product MTSNEEAVALAERAEPREDAPSVTPAKDPSLLLRVASAIVFLPLLVLMARIGGFVYLGFTLLMIGLALREFYQMMASKGLAPHWKSGFAASFLFPIGIYARLRSHRTEEWHLAGLFTVLLVAMLLAELRRGASKQTLVNASSTVLGVLYIGWLGSHVCALRELSWSLGLPYSLGMSFALLPFFLAWTCDSAAYAVGRVWGRHRLAPGVSPGKSVEGAVGGLLAAIAAGAVARLWFAPYLSWPSALALGGLVGIFAQLGDLVESLLKRDAEAKESSSLIPGHGGVLDRFDSLLFAAPLVYYFLVWEVLGR; this is encoded by the coding sequence ATGACTTCCAACGAAGAAGCCGTCGCTTTGGCCGAACGCGCTGAGCCTCGCGAGGACGCGCCGAGCGTAACGCCGGCGAAGGATCCTTCGTTGCTCCTTCGGGTGGCGAGCGCGATCGTCTTTCTGCCGCTCCTTGTCTTGATGGCCCGCATCGGAGGGTTCGTCTATCTCGGGTTTACGCTGCTCATGATCGGCCTCGCCCTGCGCGAGTTTTACCAGATGATGGCGTCCAAGGGGCTCGCGCCTCATTGGAAGTCGGGATTCGCGGCCTCCTTTCTGTTCCCGATCGGAATCTACGCGCGGCTTCGCTCCCACCGGACCGAGGAGTGGCACCTGGCCGGGCTCTTCACGGTGCTGCTCGTCGCGATGCTCCTCGCGGAGCTCCGCCGCGGCGCGAGCAAGCAGACCCTCGTGAACGCCTCCTCGACGGTCCTCGGCGTCCTCTACATCGGCTGGCTCGGATCCCACGTGTGCGCATTGCGGGAGTTGTCCTGGTCCCTCGGCCTGCCCTATTCGCTCGGGATGTCCTTTGCGCTTCTGCCTTTTTTCCTGGCGTGGACCTGCGACAGCGCGGCGTACGCGGTGGGGCGCGTATGGGGGCGGCACAGGCTCGCTCCCGGGGTGAGTCCGGGAAAGTCGGTGGAAGGGGCGGTGGGCGGCCTCCTCGCGGCGATCGCGGCGGGGGCCGTCGCCCGCCTGTGGTTCGCGCCGTACCTTTCATGGCCATCGGCGCTCGCGCTGGGTGGGCTCGTCGGCATTTTCGCGCAGCTCGGCGATCTGGTGGAGTCGCTCCTGAAACGGGACGCGGAGGCGAAGGAGTCTTCGAGCTTGATTCCGGGGCACGGCGGTGTGCTCGATCGCTTCGATAGCCTGCTCTTTGCGGCGCCGCTCGTTTACTATTTCCTCGTGTGGGAGGTTCTCGGACGATGA
- a CDS encoding 1-deoxy-D-xylulose-5-phosphate reductoisomerase: MIRVALLGATGSIGSAALDLAGAYRDRIRLVSLAARSNDAALLRAADAFGVRRIALVDTAAARRARDRWKGGEVLEGESALSALAEDEDADVVINAVVGSIGLKPTVSALSRGKRVALANKESVVLAGELLTAVAQRSGGMMLPVDSEHSGVFQCLAGRPVSDVRRVTLTASGGPFLRRDPRTISASTPEEVLRHPTWSMGERITVDCATLINKGFEVIEARWLFGIPPERLDVVIHPQSIVHALVEFVDGSIVAQLSVPDMRVPLLYALSYPERWTSDLPRLGVADLATLTFETPDPVRCPGLTLAGRALRAGGTAPAVLNAADEEAVRLFLDRKIRFGDLMPLVEEVLSAHAPEGPLTLESILEADAWARGRLHEAAAPMTRG, translated from the coding sequence ATGATCCGGGTCGCCCTCTTGGGGGCCACGGGCTCGATCGGATCCGCGGCGCTCGATCTCGCCGGAGCGTACCGGGATCGGATCCGGCTCGTCTCTCTGGCGGCGCGCTCGAACGACGCGGCGCTCCTCCGCGCCGCGGACGCGTTCGGGGTTCGCCGGATCGCTCTCGTGGATACCGCCGCCGCGCGCCGCGCGCGCGACAGGTGGAAGGGCGGGGAGGTGCTCGAGGGGGAGTCTGCGCTCTCGGCGCTCGCCGAGGACGAGGACGCCGACGTCGTCATCAACGCCGTCGTCGGGAGCATCGGGCTCAAGCCCACCGTCTCCGCGCTCTCGCGCGGCAAGCGCGTGGCGCTCGCCAACAAGGAGTCGGTGGTCCTCGCGGGGGAGCTCTTGACCGCCGTCGCGCAGCGATCAGGCGGGATGATGCTGCCCGTCGATTCCGAGCACAGCGGCGTCTTCCAGTGTCTGGCGGGGCGTCCGGTGTCGGACGTGCGGCGCGTCACGCTCACGGCTTCCGGCGGCCCCTTTCTGCGGCGAGATCCGCGCACGATCTCGGCTTCGACGCCGGAGGAGGTGCTCCGGCACCCGACCTGGTCGATGGGCGAACGAATCACCGTCGACTGCGCCACCTTGATCAACAAGGGGTTCGAGGTGATCGAGGCGCGCTGGCTCTTCGGAATCCCGCCGGAGCGATTGGACGTCGTCATCCATCCCCAATCGATCGTGCACGCCCTGGTGGAGTTTGTCGACGGATCGATCGTGGCCCAGCTCTCGGTTCCGGACATGCGCGTTCCGCTCCTCTACGCGTTGAGCTATCCCGAGCGATGGACCTCGGACCTTCCGCGCCTCGGTGTCGCGGATTTGGCGACGCTCACCTTCGAAACGCCCGATCCGGTCCGTTGTCCGGGGCTCACGCTCGCGGGGCGCGCTTTGAGGGCGGGCGGGACCGCTCCGGCGGTCCTCAACGCGGCCGACGAGGAGGCCGTCCGGCTTTTCCTCGACCGGAAGATCCGCTTCGGCGATCTGATGCCTCTCGTCGAGGAGGTGCTGAGCGCTCATGCTCCGGAAGGGCCGCTCACCCTCGAGTCGATCCTCGAAGCGGATGCCTGGGCGCGTGGGCGGCTTCACGAGGCGGCCGCGCCTATGACGCGCGGATGA